Proteins from a single region of Theobroma cacao cultivar B97-61/B2 chromosome 10, Criollo_cocoa_genome_V2, whole genome shotgun sequence:
- the LOC18587206 gene encoding phosphatidylinositol 4-phosphate 5-kinase 6 produces the protein MSKKLGFRKALETKVKKSQAAAKKKAISIFTAMSVAHVDDEEPGPGEVRHVEKVLSTGDFYTGQWCDSLPHGNGKFLWTDGCMYVGEWLKGKTMGKGRFSWPSGATYEGEFKSGFMDGKGTYTGSSGDTYKGSWVMNFKHGQGTQSYANGDYHEGEWRRGFQDGHGRYQWKNGNHYIGQWRNGMMNGNGTMIWSNGNRYDGFWEDGFPKGNGKFRWADGSFYVGVWSKDGKEQSGTYYPSGSHSGNLDWDPQQLFLEDLKDCKICPGEKVSIFPSQKMPHWPGMGKGNGGRPRRSSDARLGNYSWSSDANDVSAASEGDLRDENEGVGNLHHEDSDTRGSLPQFKMPMKKQGLTISKGHKNYELMLNLQLGIRHSVGRPGPAITLDLKPSAFDPKEKVWTKFPPEGSKHTPPHQSCDFKWKDYCPVAFRTLRKLFNVDAADYMISICGNDALRELSSPGKSGSFFYLTNDDRYMIKTMKKAEVKVLIRMLPAYYNHVRSFENTLVTKFYGLHCVKLTGAAQKKVRFVIMGNLFCTDYSIHRRFDLKGSSHGRTTAKPESEIDSTTTLKDLDLNYIFRLQKLWYQEFCRQVDRDCDFLEQERIMDYSLLIGFHFREVSTPCTSGVCTPTGNGDCEKADKDKLLLSPSRLSSIRLGISMPARAEKTLRKSDCEAQLVGESTGVIYDVILFFGIIDILQDYDISKKLEHAYKSMQYDPTSISAVDPKQYSKRFRDFIFRIFVEDT, from the exons ATGAGCAAAAAGCTTGGCTTTAGAAAGGCCCTggaaacaaaagtaaagaaatcaCAAGCAGCggcaaagaagaaagcaatCAGCATATTTACAGCAATGTCTGTAGCTCATGTTGATGATGAAGAGCCTGGCCCTGGTGAAGTtcgccatgttgaaaaagtcCTTTCAACAGGGGACTTTTATACAGGCCAATGGTGTGATAGTTTGCCTCACGGCAATGGAAAGTTTTTATGGACTGATGGTTGTATGTATGTTGGCGAGTGGCTTAAAGGAAAGACAATGGGGAAAGGCAGGTTTAGTTGGCCCTCAGGTGCTACCTATGAAGGTGAATTCAAGAGTGGTTTTATGGATGGTAAAGGGACTTACACAGGTTCTTCAGGAGATACTTATAAAGGTTCTTGGGTTATGAACTTTAAACATGGGCAAGGGACTCAAAGCTATGCCAATGGGGATTACCATGAAGGCGAATGGCGCCGCGGATTCCAGGACGGACATGGGAGGTACCAATGGAAGAATGGGAATCATTATATTGGTCAATGGAGGAATGGGATGATGAATGGCAATGGAACAATGATTTGGAGTAACGGGAATAGGTATGATGGTTTCTGGGAGGATGGTTTCCCTAAAGGGAATGGGAAGTTTAGATGGGCAGATGGGAGTTTTTATGTCGGTGTTTGGAGTAAGGATGGTAAGGAACAGAGTGGAACTTATTATCCTTCTGGTTCTCATAGTGGGAATCTAGATTGGGATCCTCAACAGTTGTTTTTGGAGGATTTGAAAGATTGCAAGATATGTCCGGGTGAGAAGGTGTCAATATTTCCGTCACAAAAGATGCCACATTGGCCTGGAATGGGCAAAGGGAATGGGGGGAGGCCTAGGAGATCATCTGATGCTAGGTTAGGTAATTATAGTTGGAGTTCTGATGCAAATGATGTTTCTGCTGCTAGTGAAGGGGATTTGAGGGATGAGAATGAAGGAGTTGGGAATCTTCATCATGAAGATTCAGATACAAGAGGGAGTTTGCCACAGTTCAAGATGCCAATGAAGAAGCAGGGGCTGACGATATCGAAAGGGCACAAGAATTATGAGCTCATGCTCAATTTGCAACTGGGTATCAG ACACTCTGTTGGAAGGCCTGGTCCGGCTATAACCCTGGATCTGAAGCCTTCAGCTTTTGATCCTAAGGAAAAAGTATGGACCAAATTTCCACCTGAAGGATCCAAGCACACTCCACCTCATCAGTCTTGTGACTTCAAGTGGAAGGATTACTGTCCAGTTGCATTTAG GACCCTTAGGAAATTGTTCAATGTGGATGCAGCTGATTACATGATTTCAATATGCGGGAATGATGCCCTTCGGGAACTATCATCCCCTGGAAAAAGTGGAAGTTTTTTTTACTTGACCAATGACGACAGATACATGATAAAGACAATGAAGAAGGCAGAAGTAAAA GTCCTCATAAGGATGCTTCCAGCCTACTATAATCATGTTCGGTCCTTTGAAAACACTCTAGTCACCAAATTTTATGGTCTTCATTGTGTAAAATTAACTGGGGCAGCGCAGAAAAAG GTGCGATTTGTTATAATGGGGAATCTGTTCTGTACTGACTATAGCATTCATAGGCGCTTTGACTTGAAAGGTTCTTCCCATGGCCGCACAACTGCTAAACCTGAATCAGAAATTGATTCGACAACTACCCTCAAAGACCTTGATCTCAATTATATATTTCGATTGCAGAAACTATGGTACCAAGAGTTTTGCAG GCAAGTGGACAGAGATTGTGACTTTCTTGAACAGGAAAGAATTATGGACTACAGTCTGCTGATTGGTTTTCACTTTCGAGAAGTTTCCACACCTTGTACTTCTGGAGTTTGCACACCTACTG GAAATGGAGATTGTGAAAAAGCTGACAAGGATAAGCTTCTTTTGAGCCCCTCTCG GTTGTCTTCCATTAGATTAGGTATAAGCATGCCTGCTCGGGCTGAAAAGACACTGAGAAAAAGTGATTGTGAAGCTCAGCTGGTTGGAGAATCAACCGGGGTGATATATGATGTCATCCTCTTCTTTGGTATAATAGACATTCTACAGGACTATGATATTAGCAAGAAGCTTGAGCATGCTTATAAATCAATGCAGTATGATCCAACTTCAATTTCTGCTGTTGATCCAAAGCAATATTCAAAACGCTTTCGGGATTTTATTTTCAGAATTTTTGTAGAGGACACTTGA
- the LOC18587207 gene encoding protein SHI RELATED SEQUENCE 6, with product MLGLHNIFLIAPPPSQQNQQQPTPPPPPQAFNQDCNLSDTNFWTLRKSTTQESPVCQKKDGVLHSVEDGDGCFKVCRDCGNRAKKECGYSRCRTCCKSRGYDCATHVRSTWVPAARRKDRKVVVLGDDDGGGGGGGSSGSSSCGGKRPRVLNSTSNGTSSSNAASKSLNFEAGTSQQDSRFKESLPGQVRAPAVFRCIQVTAISDGEAEIAYQATVNISGHVFKGFLYDQGVDVKNAFPCISKVLFESSSSGRDRDSSSPNVDPPNTFAASGD from the exons ATGTTAGGCCTGCATAACATCTTCCTTATAGCTCCACCACCATCACagcaaaatcaacaacaaccaaccccaccaccaccaccacaaGCCTTTAACCAAGACTGCAACTTGAGTGACACAAATTTTTGGACTTTAAGGAAGAGCACCACCCAAGAATCACCAGTTTGCCAAAAGAAAGATGGAGTCTTGCATAGTGTTGAAGATGGTGATGGTTGTTTCAAGGTGTGCAGAGACTGTGGGAATAGAGCAAAGAAGGAGTGTGGATATAGTAGGTGTAGGACTTGTTGTAAGAGTAGAGGATATGATTGTGCTACTCACGTGAGGAGCACGTGGGTGCCTGCTGCTAGGAGAAAGGACCGGAAGGTGGTGGTGcttggtgatgatgatggtggtggtggtggtggaggGTCTTCAGGGTCCTCTTCTTGCGGTGGTAAAAGGCCAAGAGTTTTGAATTCTACATCAAATGGTACTTCTAGTTCTAATGCTGCTTCCAAgtctttgaattttgaagcCGGCACTTCTCAACAGG ATTCAAGATTCAAAGAATCATTACCAGGTCAGGTTCGAGCACCGGCAGTGTTCAGGTGCATTCAAGTGACAGCCATTAGTGATGGTGAAGCAGAGATTGCTTATCAGGCTACTGTGAATATCAGCGGCCATGTCTTTAAGGGTTTCCTCTATGATCAAGGAGTTGATGTGAAGAATGCATTTCCTTGCATTTCGAAAGTGCTTTTCGAAAGCAGCAGCAGTGGAAGGGATAGGGATTCTTCTTCTCCCAATGTTGATCCACCAAACACCTTTGCAGCCTCTGGTGACTGA
- the LOC108663650 gene encoding vegetative cell wall protein gp1-like, whose protein sequence is MACHWWGLSPLRHQVHAIKNHRYLHCLNLHRLNLNLLNLLNLHHHRLNLSRLNLHHLNLSLLNHHRLNLSCLNLHLLNLIPQPKPPQPPSPQPPSPQPKPPQPSPQPKPPQPPSPQPPSPQPKPPQPPSPQPKPPQPPSPQPPSPQPKLPQPPSPQPKPPQPPSPQPKPPQPPLPQPKPPQPPSPQPPSPQPKPPQPPLPQPPSPQPPLPQPKPPQPPSPQPKLPQPPSPQPPSPQPKPPQPPSPQPKPPQPPSPQPPSPQPKPPQPPSPQPKPPQPPSHQPPSPQPKPPQPPSPQPPSPQPPSPQPKLPQPPSPQPPSPQPKPPQPPSPQPKPPQPPLPQPPSPQPKPPQPPSPQPPSSQPKPPQPPSPQPPSPQPKLPPPSPQPPLPQPKLPPQPPSTQPPSPQPKPPQPPSPQPPLPQPKPPQPPLPQPPPAPPQPPLPQPPPAPPQPPLPQPPPALPQPPLPQPPPPPQPGCPPPPDCNSDCEHPPEPDWPPYEPWVPPLINQNWKCWQSLNSIGNCIEEIIISVRTGNIVVGSACCYAFKDISDDCFNRMFVPYNPVLPLAIREHCFSLP, encoded by the exons ATGGCG TGTCATTGGTGGGGGCTCTCACCCCTGAGGCACCAAGTCCATGCAATCAAAAACCACCGTTACCTCCATTGCCTCAACCTCCATCGCCTCAACCTAAACCTCCTCAACCTCCTCAACCTCCATCACCATCGCCTCAACCTAAGCCGCCTCAACCTCCATCACCTCAACCTAAGCCTCCTCAACCACCATCGCCTCAACCTAAGCTGCCTCAACCTCCATCTCCTCAACCTCATACCTCAACCTAAGCCTCCTCAACCTCCATCTCCTCAACCACCATCTCCTCAACCAAAGCCTCCACAACCATCTCCTCAACCTAAGCCTCCTCAACCACCATCGCCTCAACCTCCATCGCCACAACCTAAGCCTCCACAACCTCCATCGCCTCAACCTAAGCCTCCTCAACCTCCATCTCCTCAACCACCATCGCCTCAACCTAAGCTTCCTCAACCTCCATCTCCTCAACCAAAGCCTCCACAACCACCATCTCCTCAACCTAAACCTCCTCAACCACCATTGCCACAACCTAAGCCTCCACAACCACCATCTCCTCAACCTCCATCACCACAACCTAAGCCTCCTCAACCTCCATTGCCTCAACCTCCATCTCCTCAACCACCATTGCCTCAACCTAAGCCTCCTCAACCACCATCGCCTCAACCTAAGCTTCCTCAACCTCCATCTCCTCAACCACCATCGCCTCAACCTAAGCCTCCACAACCACCATCTCCTCAACCTAAGCCTCCTCAACCTCCATCTCCTCAACCACCATCTCCTCAACCAAAGCCTCCACAACCACCATCTCCTCAACCTAAGCCTCCTCAACCACCATCACATCAACCTCCATCGCCACAACCTAAGCCTCCACAACCTCCATCGCCACAACCTCCATCTCCTCAACCACCATCGCCTCAACCTAAGCTTCCTCAACCTCCATCGCCTCAACCTCCATCGCCACAGCCTAAGCCTCCACAACCTCCATCGCCACAACCTAAGCCGCCTCAACCACCATTGCCTCAACCTCCATCGCCTCAACCTAAGCCTCCTCAACCTCCATCGCCTCAACCACCATCTTCTCAACCGAAGCCTCCACAACCTCCATCGCCACAACCTCCATCTCCTCAACCTAAGCTGCCGCCTCCATCCCCTCAACCACCATTGCCTCAACCTAAGCTGCCGCCTCAACCTCCATCAACTCAACCTCCATCGCCTCAACCTAAGCCTCCTCAACCTCCATCTCCTCAACCACCATTGCCTCAACCTAAGCCTCCTCAACCTCCATTGCCTCAACCACCACCAGCTCCTCCTCAACCTCCATTGCCTCAACCACCACCAGCTCCTCCTCAACCTCCATTGCCTCAACCACCACCAGCACTTCCTCAACCTCCATTGCCTcaaccaccaccaccaccgcAGCCTGGTTGCCCGCCTCCACCAGACTGCAATTCTGATTGCGAGCATCCCCCAGAACCTGATTGGCCACCTTACGAGCCATGGGTTCCACCTCTCATAAATCAAAACTGGAAGTGTTGGCAGTCACTTAACTCTATTGGAAATTGTATAGAAGAAATTATAATATCAGTCCGTACCGGCAATATTGTTGTTGGTTCAGCTTGTTGCTATGCCTTCAAAGACATCAGTGATGATTGCTTTAACAGAATGTTTGTTCCTTACAATCCGGTGCTTCCGCTTGCTATCAGAGAACACTGCTTCAGCCTTCCTTAG
- the LOC18587208 gene encoding uncharacterized protein LOC18587208 isoform X2: MSSITAASSSSLWLLPKPSPSKFSKFPPCPSFSPSSPPCYRVVCRSGSPQRASTDLSSALHDALDSTGIDTSHAREARKSFVLQIQKLSDIERETSISINRCVDLGRTALYIAAEDDSLISHSSVPLPVDAFLERLDDLSMGYCSHYNSSCRSSQENFLESIEKYLFVKKGFRRSSAKNQAEPRALYLHSVLTHRSAYDKQKSKESDQPHIMTVQMLMEEILRNLKDAFWPFQHDQADSLFLRAAHAANCIDKYNGIQESGYQLASAKAAQHRLERGVWTSVHFGDMRRALAACERLILLQTEPKEMRDYSVLLYHCGLYEQALKYLELYQDTKSSSSENQPTNSVSNLEEDAVQKLIVRLNLIAMEEGWTRPSYVRNFLGNNSEPW, translated from the exons ATGAGCTCAATAACCGCAGCTTCTTCGTCGTCTCTTTGGCTTCTTCCCAAGCCTTCTCCTTCTAAATTCTCCAAATTCCCACCGTGTCCTTCCTTTTCTCCCTCGTCTCCACCGTGTTACCGTGTGGTTTGCCGTAGCGGATCCCCTCAGCGCGCTTCCACCGACCTCAGTTCCGCCTTGCACGATGCTCTCGACTCCACGGGAATCGATACCTCTCACGCCAGA GAGGCGAGGAAGAGTTTCGTTTTGCAAATTCAGAAATTATCTGATATCGAGAGGGAAACTAGTATTAGCATAAATAGATGTGTTGATCTGGGGAGAACAGCACTTTACATAGCAGCGGAGGATGATTCTCTAATTTCCCACTCTTCTGTTCCTCTGCCGGTGGATGCTTTCCTTGAAAGATTGGATGATCTTTCCATGGGCTACTGCTCTCACTATAACTCATCATGTAGATCGTCACAGGAGAACTTTTTGGAGAGCATAgagaaatatttatttgtcaaaaaG GGCTTCCGAAGATCTAGTGCAAAGAATCAAGCAGAGCCACGAGCCCTTTATCTTCACTCG GTTTTGACACATCGTTCAG CCTATGATAAGCAAAAAAGCAAAGAGTCTGATCAGCCACACATAATGACAGTACAAATGTTAATGGAGGAG attttgagaaatttgaaggATGCTTTCTGGCCATTTCAACATGATCAGGCTGATAGTTTGTTTTTAAGGGCAGCACATGCTGCTAACTGTATTGATAAATATAATGGCATTCAAGAGAG tGGCTATCAGCTTGCATCTGCAAAGGCTGCTCAACATAGGCTAGAGCGGGGTGTTTGGACCAGTGTGCATTTTGGGGATATGAGGCGTGCTTTGGCTG CATGCGAACGTCTTATTCTTCTACAAACCGAGCCAAAGGAAATGAGAGATTACAGTGTTCTCCTTTACCATTGTGGATTGTATGAGCAGGCTCTGAAATATCTCGAGTTGTATCAAGACACAAAG AGTTCTTCCTCAGAAAACCAGCCAACGAATTCAGTAAGCAACCTAGAAGAAGATGCTGTGCAGAAATTGATTGTACGTCTCAATCTCATTGCAATGGAGGAAGGTTGGACCCGGCCATCTTATGTCAGAAATTTTCTCGGCAACAACTCCGAGCCATGGTAA
- the LOC18587208 gene encoding uncharacterized protein LOC18587208 isoform X1, translated as MSSITAASSSSLWLLPKPSPSKFSKFPPCPSFSPSSPPCYRVVCRSGSPQRASTDLSSALHDALDSTGIDTSHAREARKSFVLQIQKLSDIERETSISINRCVDLGRTALYIAAEDDSLISHSSVPLPVDAFLERLDDLSMGYCSHYNSSCRSSQENFLESIEKYLFVKKGFRRSSAKNQAEPRALYLHSVLTHRSGSAVMLSLIYSEILKMLRLWGLLDFDVEIFFPLDLHGLPTAYDKQKSKESDQPHIMTVQMLMEEILRNLKDAFWPFQHDQADSLFLRAAHAANCIDKYNGIQESGYQLASAKAAQHRLERGVWTSVHFGDMRRALAACERLILLQTEPKEMRDYSVLLYHCGLYEQALKYLELYQDTKSSSSENQPTNSVSNLEEDAVQKLIVRLNLIAMEEGWTRPSYVRNFLGNNSEPW; from the exons ATGAGCTCAATAACCGCAGCTTCTTCGTCGTCTCTTTGGCTTCTTCCCAAGCCTTCTCCTTCTAAATTCTCCAAATTCCCACCGTGTCCTTCCTTTTCTCCCTCGTCTCCACCGTGTTACCGTGTGGTTTGCCGTAGCGGATCCCCTCAGCGCGCTTCCACCGACCTCAGTTCCGCCTTGCACGATGCTCTCGACTCCACGGGAATCGATACCTCTCACGCCAGA GAGGCGAGGAAGAGTTTCGTTTTGCAAATTCAGAAATTATCTGATATCGAGAGGGAAACTAGTATTAGCATAAATAGATGTGTTGATCTGGGGAGAACAGCACTTTACATAGCAGCGGAGGATGATTCTCTAATTTCCCACTCTTCTGTTCCTCTGCCGGTGGATGCTTTCCTTGAAAGATTGGATGATCTTTCCATGGGCTACTGCTCTCACTATAACTCATCATGTAGATCGTCACAGGAGAACTTTTTGGAGAGCATAgagaaatatttatttgtcaaaaaG GGCTTCCGAAGATCTAGTGCAAAGAATCAAGCAGAGCCACGAGCCCTTTATCTTCACTCG GTTTTGACACATCGTTCAGGTTCTGCTGTAATGCTTTCTCTTATATATTCAGAGATCCTGAAAATGCTTCGCTTGTGGGGCCTTCTGGATTTTGATGTTGAGATTTTTTTCCCACTTGATCTTCATGGTCTTCCTACAGCCTATGATAAGCAAAAAAGCAAAGAGTCTGATCAGCCACACATAATGACAGTACAAATGTTAATGGAGGAG attttgagaaatttgaaggATGCTTTCTGGCCATTTCAACATGATCAGGCTGATAGTTTGTTTTTAAGGGCAGCACATGCTGCTAACTGTATTGATAAATATAATGGCATTCAAGAGAG tGGCTATCAGCTTGCATCTGCAAAGGCTGCTCAACATAGGCTAGAGCGGGGTGTTTGGACCAGTGTGCATTTTGGGGATATGAGGCGTGCTTTGGCTG CATGCGAACGTCTTATTCTTCTACAAACCGAGCCAAAGGAAATGAGAGATTACAGTGTTCTCCTTTACCATTGTGGATTGTATGAGCAGGCTCTGAAATATCTCGAGTTGTATCAAGACACAAAG AGTTCTTCCTCAGAAAACCAGCCAACGAATTCAGTAAGCAACCTAGAAGAAGATGCTGTGCAGAAATTGATTGTACGTCTCAATCTCATTGCAATGGAGGAAGGTTGGACCCGGCCATCTTATGTCAGAAATTTTCTCGGCAACAACTCCGAGCCATGGTAA